The following coding sequences are from one Devosia neptuniae window:
- a CDS encoding helix-turn-helix domain-containing protein, translating to MTPTDRIRIRRWAAETCASTLEFHIEGALRADNLPRATLLADVLADRMARRANAAQRRKRKQRPVRMVTSWRPVVDAICASHGLHARDLATDTRARKIVVARQELWFRLSQRGAAFSEIGRRLGGFHHTTVMHGVRQWAARLASQESANG from the coding sequence ATGACCCCAACAGATCGCATCCGCATTCGTCGCTGGGCCGCAGAAACCTGCGCCTCAACGCTAGAATTCCACATCGAAGGCGCGCTACGGGCCGATAACTTGCCTCGCGCCACACTCCTGGCCGATGTTTTGGCAGATAGGATGGCACGTCGCGCCAATGCAGCGCAGCGTCGGAAGCGCAAGCAACGCCCGGTTCGCATGGTGACGTCGTGGCGGCCTGTGGTCGATGCCATTTGCGCCAGCCACGGGCTGCACGCTCGTGACTTGGCCACGGACACCCGCGCCCGGAAGATAGTCGTAGCACGGCAAGAACTGTGGTTTCGCCTGAGCCAGAGAGGCGCCGCGTTTTCTGAGATTGGTCGCCGTCTTGGCGGCTTTCACCACACAACAGTAATGCACGGCGTGCGCCAGTGGGCGGCGCGGTTGGCCTCACAGGAGTCAGCAAATGGATAA
- a CDS encoding GcrA family cell cycle regulator translates to MTHHHNFPSPRRAIWADLDTHGRAAAIKALYGLTAEAIATKLGTTRNAVLGVAHRHRMSIGGYSPPRNTAFQTGRVVAPETWAPLGPPVASPTRKQCCWPVGEASGSAQMFCGLPRTKGSYCPTHGKMAYARRPGDHPYVDMLRDKSVQPEVTIEEAVALVLPARKEKLEGAE, encoded by the coding sequence ATGACCCATCACCACAACTTTCCATCCCCACGCCGAGCCATATGGGCCGATCTCGACACTCACGGCCGAGCCGCAGCAATCAAAGCGCTGTACGGTCTGACCGCCGAAGCCATAGCTACAAAGCTGGGCACGACCCGCAATGCGGTTCTTGGTGTTGCTCACCGCCACCGCATGTCCATCGGCGGGTACTCCCCGCCCCGCAACACGGCCTTCCAGACAGGGCGTGTTGTTGCGCCGGAAACGTGGGCGCCGTTGGGACCGCCAGTGGCGTCACCGACAAGGAAGCAGTGTTGTTGGCCCGTCGGCGAAGCTTCCGGCTCAGCCCAGATGTTCTGTGGCCTGCCGCGTACCAAGGGCAGTTACTGCCCAACTCACGGCAAGATGGCCTATGCCCGCCGCCCCGGTGACCACCCGTATGTGGACATGCTGCGCGATAAAAGTGTGCAGCCGGAAGTGACGATCGAAGAGGCCGTGGCGCTGGTGTTGCCCGCGAGGAAAGAAAAGTTGGAGGGGGCGGAGTGA